A single window of Emys orbicularis isolate rEmyOrb1 chromosome 18, rEmyOrb1.hap1, whole genome shotgun sequence DNA harbors:
- the CRAT gene encoding carnitine O-acetyltransferase encodes MHGAMLAFIARSMAKPSGWLKPVALGKLTGRYLAHQEGLPRLPVPPLQQTLDRYLLALQPIISEEEWTHTKGLVDEFRKSGGVGERLQKGLERRARKTENWLSDWWLKTAYLEYRLPVVVHSSPGVVLPKQDFLDQQGQLRFAAKLIEGILDFKTMIDNENLPVEYLGGKPLCMNQYYQILSSCRIPGPKHDSVVNYAKGKKPPSHITVVHNFQFFELDVYSSDGSPLTTDQIFIQLEKIWNTSLQTNKEPIGILTTNHRNSWAKAYSHLIKDKTNKESVRSIEKSIFTVCLDSPIPRVSDDIYKSRVAAQMLHGGGSRWNSGNRWFDKTLQFIVAEDGSCGLVYEHAPSEGPPIVALLDHIVEYTKKPQLVRSPMIPLPMPKKLRFNITPEIKNDIEKAKQNLNIMVQDLDIKVMVFHHFGKNFPKLEKISPDAFIQMALQLAYYRMYGQVCATYESASLRMFRLGRTDTIRSASVDSLKFVQAMDNPSKQNQEKVELLRRATQAHRAYTDMAIKGNAIDRHLLGMKLQAIEDLVSMPELFMDTAYAVAMHFNLSTSQVPAKTDCVMCFGPVVPDGYGVCYNPMDDHINFAMSAYNSCAETNAARLAHYLEKALLDMRLLLQSTPKSKL; translated from the exons ATGCACGGGGCTATGCTGGCCTTCATAGCAAGGAGTATG GCAAAGCCATCTGGCTGGCTGAAGCCGGTGGCCTTGGGGAAGCTCACAGGCAGATACTTAGCCCACCAGGAGGGACTGCCGCGTCTGCCGGTGCCGCCCCTTCAGCAGACCCTGGATCGCTACCTGTTGGCTCTGCAGCCCATCATCAGCGAGGAGGAATGGACCCACACCAAGGGGCTGGTGGATGAGTTCCGGAAATCAGGCGGCGTTGGGGAAAGGCTGCAGAAGGGCCTGGAGAGGAGAGCCAGGAAAACTGAGAACTGG CTCTCTGACTGGTGGCTGAAGACGGCTTACCTTGAATACCGCCTGCCGGTTGTGGTTCACTCCAGCCCTGGCGTGGTTTTACCTAAACAGGATTTTCTGGATCAGCAAGGCCAGCTCAG GTTTGCTGCCAAGCTGATCGAGGGCATCCTGGATTTCAAGACCATGATTGACAA TGAGAACCTGCCAGTGGAATACCTGGGTGGGAAACCTCTTTGCATGAACCAGTACTACCAGATCCTCTCGTCCTGTCGCATCCCAGGCCCGAAGCACGACTCCGTTGTGAACTACGCCAAAGGAAAAAAGCCACCCTCGCACATCACTGTGGTTCACAACTTCCAG ttCTTTGAGCTGGATGTTTACAGCAGCGATGGGAGCCCCCTCACCACCGATCAGATCTTCATCCAGCTGGAGAAGATCTGGAACACCTCCCTCCAAACAAACAAGGAGCCAATTGGGATCCTCACCACCAACCACCGAAACAGCTGGGCCAAGGCCTACAGCCACCTCATCAAAG acaaaaccaacaaggagtcagTGCGTTCAATCGAGAAGAGCATTTTCACCGTCTGCCTGGATTCACCCATTCCTCGGGTGTCTGACGACATCTACAAGAGCCGGGTGGCAGCTCAGATGCTGCACGGTGGAGGCAGTCGCTGGAACAGTGGGAACCGATGGTTTGACAAAACCCTTCAG TTTATCGTTGCTGAGGACGGCTCCTGTGGCCTGGTGTATGAGCACGCTCCCTCGGAGGGCCCGCCCATCGTTGCCCTTCTGGATCACATCGTGGAGTACAC GAAGAAACCACAGCTGGTGAGATCACCCATGATTCCTCTGCCAATGCCCAAGAAGCTGCGGTTTAACATCACCCCAGAAATCAAGAATGACATAGAGAAGGCGAAGCAGAACCTCAACAT aaTGGTGCAAGATCTGGACATCAAGGTGATGGTCTTTCACCATTTTGGGAAAAACTTCCCCAAGTTGGAGAAGATAAGTCCAGATGCGTTTATTCAGATGGCCCTGCAGCTGGCTTATTATAG GATGTATGGCCAGGTCTGTGCTACATATGAGAGTGCCTCACTGAGGATGTTCCGCCTGGGTCGGACAGACACCATCCGCTCTGCCTCCGTGGACTCTCTGAAGTTTGTGCAGGCAATGGACAACCCTAGCAAGCAG AACCAGGAGAAGGTGGAACTGCTGAGGAGAGCTACGCAGGCACACAGAGCTTACACAGATATG GCAATAAAGGGGAATGCAATAGACCGTCATCTGCTAGGCATGAAGCTTCAAGCCATTGAGGATCTAGTGAGCATGCCGGAACTGTTCATGGATACAGCCTATGCCGTTGCCATGCACTTCAACCTCTCAACCAGCCAG GTCCCAGCAAAGACAGATTGTGTGATGTGCTTTGGTCCAGTGGTTCCAGATGGCTATGGAGTCTGCTATAACCCCATGGATGACCACATCAACTTTGCAATGTCGGCGTACAACAGCTGTGCCGAAACCAATGCAGCCCGCCTGGCACATTACCTGGAGAAGGCGCTACTGGACATGCGTCTCCTGCTCCAATCCACTCCCAAATCAAAATTGTAA